Proteins encoded in a region of the Elizabethkingia bruuniana genome:
- a CDS encoding TetR/AcrR family transcriptional regulator — protein MQLKKKQIEILEVAIELFKEKGYVGASMRDLAASLNIKAASLYAHIRSKDELLEWICFSIAGRFFEGLNEVKNAKLPAKERLNLFIEKHISIVLENPDVTHIYSNEWKHLEERLSEFVELRKQYQREVEQLISEIYQEENWELKSPAFTTKFILHTLNNSYFWFKRNIESTSEITDEIRDKILYGLLGNLKT, from the coding sequence ATGCAGCTGAAAAAAAAGCAAATTGAAATACTAGAAGTAGCCATAGAACTTTTTAAAGAAAAAGGTTATGTTGGAGCATCTATGCGTGATCTGGCTGCCAGTCTTAATATAAAGGCAGCCTCGCTTTACGCACATATTCGTTCAAAAGATGAATTGCTGGAATGGATATGCTTTAGCATTGCAGGAAGATTTTTCGAAGGACTAAATGAAGTAAAGAATGCAAAACTTCCGGCTAAAGAACGTTTGAATCTATTTATTGAAAAGCACATTTCCATTGTCCTGGAAAATCCAGATGTTACCCACATTTATTCTAATGAGTGGAAGCATTTGGAAGAGAGGCTTTCTGAGTTTGTAGAACTCCGGAAGCAGTATCAAAGAGAAGTGGAGCAACTTATATCTGAGATTTATCAGGAAGAAAACTGGGAACTTAAATCCCCGGCATTTACCACTAAATTTATTCTTCATACACTAAATAATTCCTATTTTTGGTTCAAGAGAAATATAGAATCTACGTCCGAGATTACCGATGAAATCAGGGATAAAATACTTTATGGTCTTCTTGGGAATTTAAAAACATGA
- a CDS encoding phenylacetate--CoA ligase family protein has protein sequence MYFSVEHLELDQLRKLQSERLKNLVNYLGDRSEFYKRKFNESGLVPQDIKSIEDISKLPITYKQDLRDSYPFGLFTVPKSELQRIHCSSGTTGKPTVVGYTKEDVDLFSEVVARSLNAAGAKRGMLLHNAYGYGIFTGGLGLHYGAEKLGMSVLPISGGMTVRQVDLIMDFRPEVICCSPSYALTIADELANRGIPAEDISLKYAVLGSEPWTEIIRGHIEKRLGLHATNIYGLSEIIGPGVSMEDWEEKGGSYIWEDHFYPEILDPVTKQPVPYGEEGVLVITTLTKKAMPLLRYWTNDITSLYYDTNAKRTMVKMKPIVGRADDMLIVRGVNVYPSQIEDAFSGIKGVVPNYYLTPVEKEHMCVALEVDVEINDDLIRAQQFEINSNDYTNFIHNFAERVEGEIKRRVGITTKVKIHAQDSLPKCEGGKINRILKRK, from the coding sequence ATGTATTTTTCAGTTGAACATTTAGAATTAGATCAGTTGCGGAAACTTCAGTCAGAGAGATTGAAGAATCTTGTTAATTACCTTGGAGATAGATCTGAATTTTATAAACGAAAATTTAATGAATCCGGCCTGGTGCCTCAGGATATAAAATCAATTGAAGATATTTCGAAACTTCCTATAACCTATAAACAAGATTTAAGAGATAGTTATCCATTCGGATTATTTACTGTTCCTAAAAGTGAATTACAGAGGATTCATTGCTCGAGTGGAACAACAGGAAAGCCAACAGTAGTAGGCTACACAAAGGAAGATGTAGATCTCTTTAGTGAAGTAGTTGCCAGATCGCTGAATGCCGCAGGTGCGAAGCGGGGAATGCTGCTGCATAATGCCTATGGTTACGGGATTTTTACAGGAGGATTAGGACTGCATTATGGTGCTGAAAAGCTGGGCATGAGTGTTCTTCCTATTTCAGGTGGAATGACGGTAAGACAGGTGGATTTGATTATGGATTTTAGACCTGAAGTTATTTGCTGTTCACCATCTTATGCACTTACAATTGCAGATGAGTTGGCTAACAGAGGAATTCCTGCAGAAGATATAAGCTTGAAGTATGCGGTATTAGGCTCCGAACCCTGGACAGAAATTATCAGAGGGCATATTGAAAAAAGACTGGGTCTCCATGCAACGAATATTTATGGGTTAAGCGAAATTATCGGCCCGGGTGTTTCTATGGAAGATTGGGAAGAAAAAGGTGGATCCTATATCTGGGAAGATCATTTCTATCCGGAAATATTAGATCCTGTGACTAAACAGCCTGTTCCATATGGTGAAGAAGGCGTTTTAGTTATTACAACCCTCACTAAAAAAGCAATGCCGCTTTTGCGCTACTGGACCAATGATATTACAAGTCTCTATTACGATACCAATGCAAAACGGACAATGGTGAAGATGAAACCTATAGTAGGACGAGCTGATGATATGCTTATTGTAAGAGGTGTGAATGTATACCCAAGTCAGATTGAAGATGCATTTTCTGGTATTAAAGGAGTAGTTCCCAACTATTATCTTACTCCTGTTGAAAAAGAACATATGTGTGTAGCCCTTGAAGTAGATGTAGAAATAAATGATGATCTGATCAGGGCGCAACAATTTGAAATAAACAGTAACGACTATACCAACTTTATCCACAATTTTGCTGAAAGAGTGGAAGGAGAAATAAAAAGAAGGGTCGGAATAACAACAAAAGTGAAAATCCATGCACAGGATTCTCTTCCAAAATGTGAAGGTGGAAAAATAAACAGAATACTTAAGAGAAAATGA
- a CDS encoding 2Fe-2S iron-sulfur cluster-binding protein codes for MNSFYKLKTVKVQKDTQDAVNVAVEIPEELKDKFRFRQGQYINFRMMIDGNEERRSYSICNAPSEKSNVLEVLVKLLEGGKVSGYFNEHLHMDEMLEVMPPMGGFNTTYHPSNTKTYIGLAAGSGISPVLSNLKESLYQEPNSNAYLFYSNRSMAHVMKKAELDKLEKDFGGRLKVIYLVSREKHEDPVFEGRISAEKLEQLFERYSDIDVQEATYFICGPADMIKGISDYLKKEKKVPAIQVLYEYFTAPDEENSEEMSEEFKAIANLESMVTVIIDDDEYSFHLNSKKESILDKALKEQLPVPFACKGGVCCTCKAQVLEGEVFMEKNFALTEDEVERGFVLTCQCHPTTNVLMLNYDV; via the coding sequence ATGAACTCATTTTATAAATTAAAAACCGTAAAGGTTCAGAAGGATACACAGGATGCCGTGAATGTAGCAGTTGAAATTCCGGAGGAACTAAAAGATAAATTCAGGTTCAGGCAGGGGCAATATATTAACTTCAGAATGATGATTGATGGTAATGAAGAACGTCGTTCCTATTCCATTTGTAATGCTCCTAGTGAGAAAAGCAATGTATTGGAAGTGTTGGTAAAGCTTTTAGAGGGCGGTAAAGTTTCAGGATATTTCAACGAGCATCTTCATATGGATGAAATGCTGGAAGTAATGCCACCAATGGGAGGATTTAATACAACCTATCATCCCAGCAATACTAAAACTTATATTGGACTGGCAGCAGGAAGCGGAATAAGTCCTGTATTGTCTAATCTTAAGGAAAGTCTTTATCAGGAACCCAATAGCAATGCTTACTTGTTTTACAGCAACAGAAGCATGGCTCATGTGATGAAGAAAGCTGAACTGGATAAGTTGGAAAAGGATTTTGGCGGAAGACTAAAGGTAATCTATTTGGTAAGTAGAGAGAAACATGAAGATCCGGTTTTTGAAGGAAGAATATCAGCTGAAAAATTAGAACAGCTTTTTGAAAGATATTCGGATATTGATGTTCAGGAGGCTACATATTTTATTTGCGGCCCTGCTGATATGATTAAAGGTATTTCTGACTATCTGAAAAAAGAAAAGAAAGTTCCCGCAATTCAGGTTTTGTATGAATACTTCACCGCACCGGATGAAGAGAATTCGGAGGAAATGAGTGAAGAGTTCAAGGCTATTGCTAACCTGGAAAGTATGGTGACGGTAATTATTGATGATGATGAATATTCTTTTCATCTTAATTCGAAAAAAGAAAGCATTTTAGATAAGGCTCTGAAAGAACAATTACCTGTGCCGTTTGCCTGTAAAGGAGGCGTATGTTGTACTTGCAAAGCCCAGGTACTGGAAGGTGAAGTTTTTATGGAAAAGAACTTTGCATTGACAGAGGATGAGGTAGAAAGAGGATTTGTACTGACATGTCAGTGTCATCCCACTACCAATGTGTTGATGCTGAATTATGATGTTTAA
- the paaA gene encoding 1,2-phenylacetyl-CoA epoxidase subunit PaaA — MDLEKFVQYVHEENKVEPKDIMPDDYRKLLVRQISQHAHSEIVGMLPEANWISRAPSLRRKMALLAKVQDEAGHGLYLYAATETLGNRTIRSDRDATYDDMLSGKAKYSSIFNYPTLSWADIGAIGWLVDGAAIMNQVMLMGNSYGPYSRAMVRICKEESFHQRQGYEILMALCRGTKQQKEMAQAALNRFWWPALMMFGPNDEHSPNSKLSMNYRVKRESNDSLRQRFIDVTVPQAEFLGLTIPDKDLKWNEEKGRYDFGELPWDEFMEVLKGNGPCNKKRLQTKVKAQQENLWVKEAAAAFADRNVTIK; from the coding sequence ATGGATTTAGAAAAGTTTGTACAATACGTACATGAAGAAAATAAAGTAGAACCAAAAGATATAATGCCTGATGATTACAGGAAGTTACTGGTTCGCCAGATTTCTCAGCATGCACATTCCGAGATTGTGGGAATGCTTCCGGAAGCCAACTGGATATCCAGAGCACCATCATTGAGAAGGAAAATGGCATTACTGGCAAAAGTTCAGGATGAGGCGGGACACGGATTATATCTTTATGCTGCTACTGAAACTCTGGGGAACAGAACGATAAGATCCGACAGAGATGCTACTTACGACGATATGTTGTCCGGAAAAGCAAAGTACTCCAGTATCTTCAATTACCCTACACTAAGCTGGGCAGATATAGGTGCGATAGGCTGGCTTGTAGACGGAGCAGCGATTATGAACCAGGTAATGTTAATGGGTAATTCTTACGGGCCATATTCAAGAGCAATGGTGAGAATCTGCAAAGAAGAATCTTTCCACCAAAGACAAGGTTATGAAATCCTAATGGCACTTTGCCGTGGAACAAAACAGCAGAAAGAAATGGCTCAGGCAGCATTAAACCGTTTCTGGTGGCCTGCATTAATGATGTTTGGCCCAAATGATGAACATTCTCCAAACTCTAAATTATCAATGAATTACAGAGTAAAACGCGAGAGTAATGACAGTCTTCGTCAGAGATTTATAGATGTTACCGTTCCGCAGGCTGAATTTTTAGGGCTAACCATTCCGGATAAAGATTTAAAATGGAATGAAGAAAAAGGGCGCTATGACTTTGGAGAGCTTCCATGGGATGAGTTTATGGAAGTACTGAAAGGTAACGGACCTTGTAATAAAAAGAGATTACAGACCAAAGTAAAAGCTCAACAAGAAAACCTTTGGGTAAAAGAAGCAGCTGCAGCTTTTGCAGATCGCAATGTAACAATAAAATAA
- the paaB gene encoding 1,2-phenylacetyl-CoA epoxidase subunit PaaB: MANLDMWEVFIQTKPGLSHKHAGTVQAPTAEMALQNARDVYTRRKEGTCVWVVPSKYIVSSEGVDQEAFFDPADDKLYRHPTFYEIPNDVKNM; encoded by the coding sequence ATGGCAAATTTAGATATGTGGGAAGTTTTTATTCAGACAAAACCGGGCTTATCCCACAAGCATGCCGGAACAGTACAGGCACCTACAGCGGAGATGGCATTACAAAATGCCAGAGATGTTTATACAAGAAGAAAAGAGGGAACCTGTGTATGGGTAGTTCCGAGCAAATATATAGTAAGCTCCGAAGGAGTGGATCAGGAAGCATTCTTTGATCCTGCGGATGATAAGCTGTACCGCCATCCGACTTTCTACGAAATCCCTAACGATGTGAAAAATATGTAA
- the paaC gene encoding 1,2-phenylacetyl-CoA epoxidase subunit PaaC, whose translation MNPLYNYLLKLADDSFIMGQRLAEWCGEGPYLEEDIALTNIALDELGQANNFYQYASRLSDDGKSEDDIAFLRYEHEYVNAHWTELPNEDYAQTILKVYVFSIYQKLMYEALSTSVDEELSAIAQKSLKEVRYHYTHTSSWMRIFAQGTEESCERLTYAVENIWEYTKGLFAHVEGEEDLIALNIAPNTDELYEQFITTTKKDFQDFGIEYPENPFMQLKSRTGYHTEHFGYILCELQYLQRAYPGCTW comes from the coding sequence ATGAATCCATTATATAACTACTTATTAAAATTAGCTGATGATAGCTTTATCATGGGGCAAAGGCTTGCAGAATGGTGTGGTGAAGGACCATACTTGGAAGAAGATATTGCTTTAACTAATATTGCTTTGGATGAATTAGGGCAGGCCAATAATTTTTACCAATATGCATCTCGATTGAGTGATGATGGAAAAAGCGAAGATGATATAGCTTTCCTGAGATATGAACATGAATATGTAAATGCACATTGGACGGAGTTACCTAATGAGGATTATGCGCAAACCATTCTTAAAGTATATGTTTTTTCTATATATCAGAAATTAATGTACGAGGCTTTATCCACATCAGTAGATGAAGAACTGTCTGCAATTGCACAGAAATCTCTGAAAGAGGTAAGATACCATTATACCCATACTTCTTCATGGATGCGGATTTTTGCTCAGGGAACAGAAGAAAGTTGTGAACGTTTGACTTATGCTGTTGAAAACATCTGGGAATATACCAAAGGATTATTTGCTCATGTAGAGGGGGAAGAAGATTTGATTGCTTTAAATATAGCTCCAAATACAGATGAACTGTATGAGCAATTTATAACTACTACAAAAAAAGACTTTCAGGATTTTGGAATAGAATATCCGGAAAACCCTTTTATGCAGCTTAAATCCAGAACTGGTTATCATACAGAACACTTTGGATATATCCTTTGTGAACTACAATATTTGCAAAGAGCCTATCCCGGTTGTACATGGTAG
- a CDS encoding alpha/beta hydrolase, with amino-acid sequence MIYFYQEKIIFHPEKLPENYSYNFGSNTEEITIITRDNKRLNSVLFKAPDSKGVIFYLHGNGGSIKGWSEVAKLYNSMNYDVYMLDYRGYGKSEGSIESKDQIFSDVERAYEEIKKRYPENKIIILGYSVGTGLASKLASVNNAELLILQAPYYSLRDEMKQKFSFLPGFLLKYNFETYQYLKTVKSPIVIFHGNADEVINYNASLRLKNNFKKGDSLIVLNNQGHNGMTDNIDYQKAMEKILDFDKK; translated from the coding sequence GTGATATACTTTTATCAGGAAAAAATAATTTTCCATCCCGAAAAACTACCGGAGAACTACTCCTATAATTTTGGAAGTAATACCGAAGAGATAACAATAATAACGAGAGACAATAAACGGTTAAATTCTGTATTATTTAAAGCTCCGGACTCTAAAGGAGTTATTTTTTATCTTCATGGTAATGGCGGATCCATAAAAGGATGGAGTGAAGTCGCAAAGCTCTATAATAGCATGAACTACGATGTTTATATGCTGGATTACAGAGGTTATGGGAAAAGTGAAGGAAGTATAGAAAGTAAAGATCAGATATTTTCGGATGTGGAGCGTGCTTATGAAGAAATCAAAAAACGATACCCTGAAAATAAAATTATTATTCTGGGGTATTCTGTAGGAACAGGTTTAGCATCAAAACTGGCATCAGTAAACAATGCCGAATTATTGATTTTGCAAGCACCATATTACAGTCTAAGGGATGAAATGAAACAAAAGTTTTCGTTCCTTCCCGGATTTTTACTAAAATATAATTTTGAAACTTATCAATATCTGAAAACTGTGAAATCTCCGATTGTTATATTTCATGGTAATGCCGATGAGGTGATTAATTATAACGCTTCTTTAAGACTGAAAAATAATTTTAAAAAAGGAGATAGCCTGATTGTATTGAATAATCAGGGACATAACGGGATGACAGATAATATTGACTATCAAAAAGCAATGGAGAAGATTCTTGATTTTGATAAAAAATAA
- the paaD gene encoding 1,2-phenylacetyl-CoA epoxidase subunit PaaD: MNELLDILKTIPDPEIPVIDIVELGIVREARMLDENICEVIITPTYSACPAMFTIEEDITKVMKENGWDAKVVTKMFPIWTTDWLTDEAREKLRVYGITPPERGADEHHIGKPKKCPRCGSMHTKQISRFGSTLCKASYQCLDCLEPFDYFKCH, from the coding sequence ATGAATGAACTTTTAGACATATTAAAAACAATTCCAGACCCGGAAATTCCGGTAATTGATATAGTGGAATTAGGTATTGTAAGAGAAGCTAGAATGCTTGATGAAAATATTTGTGAAGTAATTATTACACCTACTTATTCTGCTTGCCCGGCTATGTTTACTATAGAAGAAGATATTACCAAGGTAATGAAGGAGAACGGGTGGGATGCAAAAGTAGTAACCAAAATGTTTCCTATCTGGACGACTGATTGGTTAACTGATGAAGCCAGAGAGAAATTAAGGGTCTATGGAATTACACCTCCTGAAAGGGGAGCGGATGAACATCATATCGGAAAACCTAAGAAATGTCCACGTTGTGGATCTATGCATACCAAACAGATCAGCAGATTTGGATCTACTTTGTGTAAAGCATCTTATCAATGTTTAGATTGTCTGGAACCCTTTGATTATTTTAAATGCCATTGA
- a CDS encoding enoyl-CoA hydratase/isomerase family protein: MEYTQIDIESKLEGKLKIAYLNQPESYNSLNKKMLSEIRHFMEECDKDETVRCIAVSGRGKAFCSGQNLKEALSLGKDAEEERIIQRMVIDYYNPMVKSIVKNSKPVIALVNGPAVGAGAMLGLICDFTLATESSYFSQAFVNIGLIPDTAGTYYLPKLLGRQLAGYLAFTGKKLSSAEAKQLGLIADVFKDEEFEAKAGEVLAQISNLPTKAIGLTKKAFNNSYTNTLSEQLDLEGIYQQDAAETEDFKEGVRAFLEKRQPDYKGK; this comes from the coding sequence ATGGAATATACTCAAATTGATATTGAATCAAAATTAGAAGGAAAACTAAAAATAGCTTATCTCAACCAACCTGAAAGTTATAATTCACTTAACAAAAAAATGTTGAGTGAAATTCGCCATTTTATGGAGGAATGTGACAAAGACGAAACAGTGAGATGTATTGCTGTTTCCGGAAGGGGAAAAGCTTTCTGTTCCGGACAGAATCTTAAAGAAGCATTATCATTAGGCAAAGATGCTGAAGAAGAAAGAATCATACAGCGTATGGTTATCGACTACTATAATCCAATGGTAAAATCCATTGTAAAAAATTCAAAACCTGTTATTGCACTGGTTAATGGCCCTGCGGTAGGAGCAGGTGCTATGCTGGGGCTTATCTGTGATTTTACGCTGGCTACAGAAAGTTCTTATTTCTCACAAGCATTTGTGAATATCGGACTGATTCCGGATACTGCAGGAACTTATTATTTGCCAAAACTATTGGGCAGACAGTTGGCCGGCTATTTAGCATTTACCGGAAAGAAACTTTCATCGGCCGAAGCGAAACAGTTGGGATTAATAGCTGATGTCTTCAAAGATGAAGAGTTTGAGGCAAAAGCAGGTGAAGTTTTAGCTCAGATATCTAATCTGCCAACAAAAGCAATTGGTTTAACCAAAAAAGCTTTTAATAATTCTTATACCAATACATTGAGTGAGCAGTTGGATTTGGAAGGTATTTACCAACAAGACGCTGCTGAAACTGAAGACTTCAAAGAAGGCGTAAGAGCATTTTTAGAGAAAAGACAACCGGATTATAAAGGAAAATAA
- a CDS encoding 3-hydroxyacyl-CoA dehydrogenase NAD-binding domain-containing protein → MNIGVIGSGTMGIGIAQVASANGCNVFLFDANSSQTEKALQNLKQTLTKLAEKQKISVEESEQIFSRIKFCTTLQELKDSDLVIEAIIENKEIKTKVFSELEDYVSDTCIIGSNTSSISITSLSSELKRPERFIGIHFFNPAPLMPLVEIIPGLLTDEQLPQKVYDLMKTWKKVPVIAKDIPGFIVNRIARPYYGEALRIVEENIATPQQVDDAMTSLGNFKMGPFELMDLIGIDVNFAVTTTVYKDYFYDPKYKPSLLQQRMAEAKLLGRKTGRGFYNYQEGAVKSVAQKDDALYEKIFIRIISMLVNEAVEAKRLGIASDEDIELAMQKGVNYPKGLLSWGQEIGYKTISETLQNLYNKYQEERYRQSPLLSEI, encoded by the coding sequence ATGAATATAGGAGTAATCGGCTCAGGAACAATGGGAATTGGGATAGCTCAGGTAGCTTCTGCCAACGGTTGTAATGTGTTTTTGTTTGATGCAAATTCTTCGCAAACCGAAAAAGCATTACAAAATCTGAAACAAACATTGACGAAGCTTGCTGAGAAACAAAAAATATCAGTTGAAGAATCTGAACAAATTTTCAGCAGAATCAAGTTTTGTACAACTCTGCAAGAACTTAAAGATTCCGATTTAGTTATTGAAGCTATTATTGAAAACAAAGAGATTAAAACCAAAGTGTTTTCGGAGCTGGAGGATTATGTATCCGATACTTGTATAATTGGCTCCAATACATCTTCTATTTCTATTACTTCATTATCGTCTGAGTTGAAAAGACCAGAGCGTTTTATTGGTATTCATTTTTTCAACCCCGCACCTTTGATGCCATTGGTGGAGATTATCCCAGGATTACTCACAGATGAACAACTACCGCAAAAGGTTTATGATCTGATGAAAACCTGGAAGAAAGTTCCTGTAATTGCTAAGGATATTCCCGGTTTTATCGTCAACAGAATTGCACGCCCTTATTATGGTGAAGCACTAAGGATTGTTGAAGAAAATATAGCAACACCACAACAGGTAGATGATGCTATGACCAGTCTGGGCAATTTTAAAATGGGACCTTTTGAACTGATGGATCTTATCGGTATCGATGTGAACTTTGCCGTGACAACAACCGTTTATAAGGATTATTTCTACGATCCTAAATATAAACCTTCCTTACTACAACAACGTATGGCTGAAGCCAAGCTTTTGGGGAGAAAAACAGGTAGGGGATTTTATAATTATCAGGAAGGAGCTGTAAAGTCTGTCGCTCAGAAGGATGATGCATTGTATGAAAAGATTTTTATAAGAATTATTTCCATGCTGGTAAATGAAGCTGTAGAAGCTAAAAGGCTGGGTATTGCCAGTGATGAAGATATAGAATTGGCGATGCAGAAAGGTGTAAATTATCCTAAAGGCTTACTAAGCTGGGGACAGGAAATTGGTTATAAAACCATATCCGAAACACTTCAAAATCTTTATAACAAATACCAGGAGGAACGCTACAGACAAAGCCCTTTACTTAGTGAAATATAA
- a CDS encoding PaaI family thioesterase, giving the protein MKPEQIADYMLNQDEFSKWMGIKLITVKENYCLIEMPVRKEMLNGLKTVHGGVTFAFADSALAFSSNNSGDAAVALNCVINFTTAGKEGDIFRAESKLVNETRKTAVYDINITNQEQKLVAKFTGTVYKIGKKVIEL; this is encoded by the coding sequence ATGAAGCCAGAACAAATTGCAGATTATATGCTTAATCAGGATGAATTCTCCAAATGGATGGGAATAAAACTGATAACGGTTAAAGAAAATTATTGTTTAATAGAAATGCCGGTTAGAAAAGAAATGCTGAATGGATTAAAAACTGTTCATGGCGGAGTAACTTTTGCTTTTGCGGACTCAGCATTGGCTTTTTCCTCCAATAATTCCGGAGATGCCGCTGTAGCACTAAACTGTGTAATCAACTTTACCACTGCCGGCAAAGAAGGAGATATCTTTCGTGCAGAAAGTAAGTTGGTGAACGAAACCAGAAAGACTGCAGTTTATGATATCAATATCACCAATCAGGAACAAAAATTAGTAGCAAAATTTACAGGAACAGTTTATAAAATTGGAAAAAAAGTAATTGAACTGTAA
- the pcaF gene encoding 3-oxoadipyl-CoA thiolase yields MNNVYIIDYIRTPVSKLQGGLSEVRADDLAAIVIKEIVERNPEVPVDEIEDVIFGCANQAGEDNRNVARMALLLAGLPYKIGGETVNRLCASGMSAVANAFRAIAAGEGEIYIAGGVEHMTRSPYVMSKPSVAYGRDSQMYDTTFGWRFVNPKMKEMYGVDGMGETAENLADLHNISREDQDQFALWSQQKATKAQESGRLAEEIVRVKIPQRKGDPVVFDKDEFIKPTTTIEVLAKLRPAFRKEGSVTAGNASGMNDGAAALILASEEAVKKYGLKPKAKIVGSAVAGVEPRIMGIGPVEATQKLLKRLNLSLEDIDIIELNEAFAAQALAVTRSLGLEDNDPRVNPSGGAIAIGHPLGVSGARIIGSAALELQKQNKKYALCTLCIGVGQGYAMVIEKV; encoded by the coding sequence ATGAACAACGTATACATCATAGATTATATAAGAACTCCTGTTTCAAAACTACAGGGAGGTTTATCCGAAGTAAGGGCAGATGATTTAGCCGCAATAGTTATTAAGGAAATAGTGGAGAGAAACCCAGAAGTTCCCGTAGATGAAATTGAAGATGTTATTTTCGGATGTGCTAATCAGGCCGGAGAAGATAACCGTAATGTAGCAAGGATGGCTCTTTTATTAGCCGGCCTTCCATACAAAATAGGCGGAGAGACAGTGAACAGGCTTTGTGCTTCCGGAATGTCTGCGGTAGCCAATGCTTTCCGAGCTATTGCTGCGGGCGAAGGAGAAATCTATATTGCAGGTGGAGTAGAGCACATGACGCGTTCTCCTTATGTAATGTCTAAACCAAGTGTTGCATACGGACGGGATAGTCAGATGTATGATACAACTTTCGGATGGCGGTTTGTAAATCCTAAAATGAAAGAAATGTATGGTGTAGACGGAATGGGGGAGACAGCTGAAAATCTGGCCGACCTGCATAATATCAGCAGAGAAGATCAGGATCAATTTGCACTGTGGTCACAACAAAAAGCTACAAAAGCTCAGGAAAGCGGAAGGCTTGCTGAAGAAATCGTAAGAGTAAAAATTCCGCAAAGAAAAGGAGATCCTGTAGTATTTGATAAAGACGAATTTATTAAGCCAACAACAACTATAGAAGTATTAGCAAAGCTTCGTCCTGCTTTCAGAAAAGAAGGAAGTGTAACAGCCGGAAATGCTTCCGGAATGAATGACGGCGCTGCTGCTCTTATTCTGGCAAGTGAAGAAGCTGTAAAGAAATATGGTCTAAAACCAAAAGCAAAGATAGTGGGATCAGCAGTTGCGGGAGTAGAGCCCCGAATTATGGGAATAGGTCCGGTAGAAGCAACTCAGAAACTGCTAAAAAGACTCAATCTTTCCCTTGAAGATATAGATATTATTGAATTGAATGAAGCATTTGCCGCGCAAGCGCTTGCCGTAACCAGAAGCTTAGGTCTGGAGGACAATGATCCGAGAGTTAACCCAAGTGGAGGAGCCATTGCAATAGGGCATCCGCTGGGAGTATCAGGAGCCAGAATTATTGGATCAGCAGCTCTGGAACTTCAAAAACAGAATAAAAAATATGCTTTGTGTACACTTTGTATTGGTGTTGGACAAGGTTATGCAATGGTAATTGAAAAAGTATAA
- a CDS encoding transferase hexapeptide repeat family protein encodes MNIYSYHGIRPIIKPSAYVHPQAVIIGNVEIGEEVYIGPNAVIRGDWGKIIIKDGANVQENCTLHVFPNIETILEESAHIGHGAIIHSGHIGRNCLVGMNAVVMDKAVIGDECIIGALAFVPANFKCEPRKLIVGSPAKIIRDVSDEMIHWKTEGTKLYQELAREGKDAIVPCEPFTEFTEQVPTKVVDYSIWADLK; translated from the coding sequence ATGAACATTTACTCCTATCATGGTATTCGTCCTATTATAAAGCCTTCTGCCTATGTTCATCCTCAGGCAGTGATTATCGGAAATGTAGAAATTGGTGAAGAAGTATATATCGGCCCCAATGCTGTTATTCGCGGTGACTGGGGAAAGATTATTATAAAAGACGGAGCCAATGTTCAGGAAAACTGTACGCTTCATGTATTCCCAAATATTGAAACCATTTTGGAAGAATCAGCACATATAGGACATGGCGCGATTATCCATTCCGGACATATCGGTAGGAATTGTCTTGTAGGAATGAATGCGGTAGTAATGGATAAGGCTGTAATTGGCGATGAATGTATTATTGGAGCGCTAGCTTTTGTTCCAGCTAATTTTAAATGTGAGCCCAGAAAACTGATCGTAGGAAGTCCCGCAAAAATTATACGTGATGTTTCAGACGAAATGATTCACTGGAAAACCGAAGGGACAAAACTCTATCAGGAATTGGCAAGAGAAGGAAAAGATGCTATTGTTCCTTGTGAACCTTTTACAGAATTTACAGAGCAAGTCCCTACAAAAGTAGTAGACTACAGCATCTGGGCTGATTTGAAATAA